In uncultured Campylobacter sp., a genomic segment contains:
- a CDS encoding glycosyltransferase has protein sequence MKIAYLCCSRFYGGVEKIVIDSLNELCKSEQAALIVPDKCEFLQRLDARVQIYQYKSRDKRYNPFLFAEIYRFLRSGGFEILHSHGAKAAQIGFVVEKFLSLKLVATKHNDRKAPVFDRVPNVIAASRKVATTINHAAKVIYFGIEPRLEFANHEICARCKDAEGAANEALKETKDARGDSAGAADTSQNMTGVAFASQDTPDGASVSQDRAFDADASQNKTSSVFVSQQGANAAAGNFKFSIVAVGRLDKIKGFDLLIRAVSELKFDFELKIYGQGGERQNLQNLIDSLKLQDCVQLCGFCDDVAAALSASHLHVISSRKEGFPVILIEGIFYSPVLISTRVGGISEILSEEFLYEAADLGAKIDEIYRTYGKYARAFAQKHAKFKQTLTLQNYISSLKNYYEELLCKA, from the coding sequence ATGAAAATCGCCTATCTTTGCTGCTCCAGATTTTACGGCGGCGTCGAAAAGATCGTGATCGACTCGCTAAATGAGCTTTGCAAAAGCGAGCAGGCGGCGCTCATCGTGCCCGATAAATGCGAGTTTTTGCAGCGCCTGGATGCGCGCGTGCAAATTTATCAGTACAAAAGCCGCGACAAGCGCTACAATCCGTTTTTGTTCGCTGAAATTTATCGGTTTTTACGCTCGGGTGGATTTGAAATTTTACATTCGCACGGCGCCAAAGCCGCACAGATCGGCTTTGTGGTCGAAAAATTTTTAAGCCTTAAGCTTGTCGCGACCAAACACAACGACCGCAAGGCGCCCGTTTTTGATCGCGTGCCAAACGTCATCGCAGCCTCTCGCAAGGTCGCAACCACGATAAATCACGCCGCGAAGGTGATATATTTCGGCATAGAGCCGCGGCTGGAGTTTGCAAATCATGAAATTTGCGCGCGCTGCAAGGACGCGGAGGGTGCCGCAAACGAAGCGCTCAAGGAAACAAAGGATGCGCGCGGCGACTCGGCTGGCGCTGCGGACACGTCGCAAAATATGACCGGCGTTGCATTTGCGTCGCAAGATACGCCTGATGGGGCAAGTGTATCGCAAGATAGGGCTTTTGATGCGGACGCATCGCAAAATAAAACTAGCAGCGTATTCGTATCGCAACAGGGCGCAAACGCGGCGGCAGGAAATTTTAAATTTAGTATCGTTGCAGTCGGCAGACTCGATAAGATCAAGGGTTTTGATCTTTTGATCCGCGCCGTAAGCGAGCTGAAATTTGATTTCGAGCTTAAAATTTACGGTCAGGGCGGCGAGAGGCAAAATTTACAAAATTTAATCGATTCGCTAAAATTGCAGGACTGCGTGCAGTTGTGCGGCTTTTGCGACGACGTTGCGGCAGCTCTGAGCGCATCGCACCTGCACGTCATCAGCTCGCGCAAGGAGGGCTTTCCGGTGATTTTGATCGAAGGTATTTTTTATTCGCCCGTGCTGATCTCTACCCGCGTGGGCGGAATTTCTGAAATTTTAAGCGAGGAGTTTTTATACGAGGCGGCGGATCTGGGCGCTAAAATCGATGAAATTTACCGCACTTACGGCAAATACGCCCGGGCTTTTGCGCAAAAACACGCTAAGTTCAAGCAAACTTTGACGCTGCAAAATTATATTAGCTCGCTTAAAAATTACTACGAGGAGCTGTTATGCAAAGCCTAA
- the purL gene encoding phosphoribosylformylglycinamidine synthase subunit PurL: MDKKVVAAHKISDEEYEKILKILGREPNLLELGIFSAMWSEHCSYKSSKKYLSGFPTKAPWVIQGPGENAGVIDIGGGMAAVFKMESHNHPSFIEPFQGAATGVGGILRDIFTMGARVEANMNSLRFGDVRGRSENARKQRYLLKGAVAGIAHYGNCMGIPTIGGETTFDASFDGNILVNAFALGIVKKDEIFYGRAEGVGNSVIYVGSKTGRDGLGGAVMASDSFNDANKSLRPTVQVGDPFAEKLLMEACLELFKTDYVVGIQDMGAAGLTSSSFEMAGRSGSGMRLNLDRVPMREAGMSPYELMLSESQERMLICAKKGCEEKIKEIFAKWDLDAAVIGEVTDSGKMELFWHGELAGVIPIEPLSEAAPVLDRPIKEPAYMAQIARQNLCGCGASERELDAAFDKIFGDPEVLNKSYIYDQYDANVGLNSAKRPGMLGAAVMRVKENGVKLAMAADCNTRMNYVHPRIGAALAVASAGRKVAMSGATPLAITDCLNYGNPQNPEVMWQFAQGCEGIKQACAALNTPVISGNVSLYNETGGVSIQPTPAIVCVGTNEGEIIPSDFCASGVSVYLVGDTKGVFAGSLYMKAVENRVAGSLPELNLKAERALWDFAIEAGKSGILEFANSVGIGGVAITLAKMACVGGVGGEFEMSCDDSRDIFDESFSRAIFGVRDEAKFKELAAKYGLSLMRLGISGGEVFRINSVRKNLKALKEIYFGEFAKIVKSED, encoded by the coding sequence ATGGACAAAAAAGTAGTAGCGGCACATAAAATTTCAGACGAAGAATATGAAAAAATTTTAAAAATTTTAGGTCGCGAGCCGAATCTGCTCGAGCTTGGGATTTTTAGCGCGATGTGGAGCGAGCACTGCAGTTACAAATCGAGCAAAAAATACTTAAGCGGCTTTCCGACCAAGGCGCCTTGGGTTATCCAAGGTCCGGGCGAAAACGCAGGCGTCATCGACATCGGCGGCGGCATGGCTGCGGTTTTTAAGATGGAAAGCCACAATCACCCTAGCTTCATCGAGCCGTTTCAGGGCGCTGCGACCGGCGTGGGTGGGATACTGCGCGATATCTTTACGATGGGCGCGCGCGTCGAGGCCAATATGAACTCGCTTCGTTTCGGCGATGTACGAGGAAGAAGCGAGAATGCGCGAAAACAGCGCTATCTACTAAAAGGAGCGGTCGCAGGCATCGCGCACTACGGCAACTGCATGGGTATCCCTACGATAGGCGGCGAGACGACGTTCGACGCTAGCTTTGACGGCAACATTTTAGTTAATGCTTTTGCTCTGGGTATAGTTAAAAAGGATGAAATTTTCTACGGCAGAGCCGAAGGCGTGGGCAATAGTGTGATCTACGTGGGCTCTAAGACGGGCCGTGACGGGCTCGGAGGAGCCGTGATGGCGAGCGATAGCTTTAATGACGCGAACAAATCCCTGCGCCCGACCGTGCAGGTGGGCGATCCGTTCGCCGAAAAGCTGCTGATGGAAGCGTGCTTGGAGCTTTTTAAGACAGACTACGTCGTGGGTATCCAGGATATGGGCGCGGCGGGGCTTACTTCAAGCAGCTTTGAGATGGCGGGGCGCAGCGGCAGCGGCATGAGGTTAAATTTGGATCGCGTACCGATGCGCGAGGCAGGGATGAGCCCGTATGAGCTGATGCTAAGCGAGAGTCAGGAGCGTATGCTGATCTGCGCCAAAAAGGGCTGCGAGGAGAAAATCAAAGAAATTTTTGCCAAATGGGATCTCGACGCCGCCGTCATCGGCGAGGTGACGGATAGCGGCAAGATGGAGCTTTTTTGGCACGGCGAGCTGGCGGGCGTCATTCCGATCGAGCCGCTTAGCGAGGCTGCGCCCGTGCTGGATCGTCCGATAAAAGAGCCTGCATATATGGCGCAGATCGCGCGGCAAAATTTATGCGGCTGTGGTGCGAGCGAGCGCGAGCTGGACGCGGCGTTTGATAAAATTTTTGGGGACCCCGAAGTGCTAAATAAATCCTACATCTACGATCAATACGACGCCAACGTAGGGTTAAACTCCGCCAAGCGTCCCGGCATGCTGGGCGCTGCGGTGATGCGCGTTAAAGAAAACGGCGTAAAGCTCGCGATGGCTGCGGATTGCAACACGCGGATGAATTACGTCCATCCTCGCATAGGCGCGGCGCTCGCGGTAGCGTCGGCGGGACGAAAGGTCGCTATGAGCGGCGCGACGCCTTTAGCCATCACCGATTGCCTAAACTACGGCAATCCGCAAAATCCCGAGGTTATGTGGCAGTTCGCGCAGGGCTGCGAGGGAATCAAGCAGGCTTGCGCCGCGCTAAATACCCCAGTCATCAGCGGCAACGTAAGCCTTTATAACGAAACGGGCGGCGTTAGCATTCAGCCCACTCCCGCGATCGTGTGCGTGGGTACAAACGAGGGCGAGATCATCCCTAGCGATTTTTGCGCTAGCGGCGTGAGCGTCTATTTGGTAGGCGATACGAAGGGCGTTTTTGCGGGCTCGCTTTATATGAAAGCGGTGGAAAATCGCGTCGCAGGCAGCCTGCCTGAGTTAAATTTAAAGGCAGAGCGCGCGCTGTGGGACTTCGCGATAGAGGCGGGCAAGAGCGGGATTTTGGAATTTGCAAATTCCGTAGGAATCGGCGGCGTGGCGATCACGCTTGCGAAGATGGCGTGCGTGGGCGGCGTAGGCGGCGAGTTTGAGATGAGCTGCGACGATAGCAGAGATATTTTCGACGAGAGCTTTTCGCGCGCGATTTTCGGCGTCCGCGACGAGGCAAAATTTAAAGAGCTGGCCGCAAAATACGGGCTAAGCTTAATGCGCCTAGGCATCAGCGGCGGCGAAGTGTTTCGCATAAATTCCGTCCGTAAAAATCTAAAGGCGCTAAAAGAAATTTACTTCGGCGAGTTTGCCAAGATCGTAAAGAGCGAAGACTAG
- a CDS encoding glycosyltransferase: MKILHTLQWKQFAGTEKVCVDLCNEMAKTNEVFLLSDEKIAPYLSERVNLIKFNFEHNRYNPLFLLQTAQLLIKISPDIIHCHNTKEIEIMYRARNLARFLGSRRIGVVATKHTLQVKKNYKLADLCVAVLEDTKEILPANSIIIKNAMAYKKPKEGEYRSNKFSIISAARLSAPKGMDIIIKALADVNFDFECTIFGSGEEEENLKDLIKELGLEEKINIAGFTDHLQDYLSACNLQIIASAFEAYGLTAIDDVYYSPLLISTAVGICTEILPKELLFERDILSLRRKLNEVYENYEEFKAIFSKVKEKCKGEFDMSNVVNQYIKAYKSLL; encoded by the coding sequence ATGAAAATTCTACATACGCTACAATGGAAGCAGTTCGCTGGAACAGAGAAAGTCTGCGTCGATCTGTGTAATGAAATGGCAAAAACTAATGAGGTATTTTTGCTAAGCGACGAAAAGATTGCACCATATTTGAGTGAACGCGTAAATTTAATCAAATTTAATTTCGAGCATAATAGATATAATCCATTGTTTTTACTACAGACAGCACAGCTTTTAATTAAAATTTCACCAGACATAATTCATTGTCACAATACAAAAGAAATTGAAATAATGTATCGCGCACGGAATTTAGCACGATTTTTAGGCTCTAGAAGAATCGGAGTGGTGGCTACGAAGCATACTTTGCAGGTGAAGAAAAATTATAAACTAGCTGATCTATGCGTGGCGGTGTTAGAGGATACGAAAGAAATTTTGCCTGCAAACTCCATAATCATCAAAAATGCGATGGCGTATAAAAAACCAAAGGAGGGAGAATATAGAAGTAATAAATTTAGTATCATTTCAGCCGCCAGATTATCTGCGCCCAAGGGTATGGATATAATAATAAAGGCTTTAGCGGACGTAAATTTTGACTTTGAATGCACAATATTCGGTAGTGGTGAAGAAGAGGAGAATTTAAAGGATTTAATAAAAGAATTAGGCTTGGAAGAAAAGATAAATATTGCAGGCTTTACGGATCATTTACAAGATTATTTAAGTGCTTGTAATCTACAAATCATTGCGTCTGCATTTGAGGCTTATGGGTTAACGGCAATCGATGACGTATATTATTCGCCACTTTTAATCTCTACTGCAGTGGGTATTTGCACCGAAATTTTACCCAAAGAGCTGCTATTTGAAAGAGATATTTTGTCACTACGGCGTAAACTAAACGAAGTATATGAGAATTATGAAGAATTTAAGGCGATTTTTTCTAAAGTAAAGGAAAAATGCAAAGGAGAATTCGATATGTCTAACGTCGTAAATCAATACATCAAAGCTTACAAGAGCTTGCTATGA
- the purH gene encoding bifunctional phosphoribosylaminoimidazolecarboxamide formyltransferase/IMP cyclohydrolase yields the protein MRALISVSDKEGVVEFARGLQKLGFEILSTGGTFKLLRENGVAVLEVSQYSGSPEMFEGRVKTLHPKIHGGILYKRNDANHVSQAAQHGISGIDLVCVNLYPFKATVARTDDFSEIIENIDIGGPAMVRSAAKNFESVYIVTSPLDYDAVLQNLSSADEGEKLKFRQNLMIKAYEHTAVYDAMIANYMNERFNGGFGAKKFITGSKVFDTRYGENPHQKGALYEFEEFFSNHFKSLKGEASFNNMTDMHGALMLASSFGEAPAVAICKHANPCGFAVKYSLLESYVEALKCDPVSAYGGVVAINGVLDEELANKINEIFVEVILAARVTPAALAVFEKKKRIKIFEQGGEFLIRENDKYDFKFIDGGFVYQQRDYVGADEVANARCVTKRAASESELDDLKIAWQIAALTKSNCVVYVKARAMVAIGMGMTSRVDAARAAVAKARDVGVDLRGCALASEAFFPFKDSIEIADAAGVAAVVQPGGSIRDDEVIASADEFGMAMYFTGVRHFLH from the coding sequence ATGAGAGCGTTAATCAGCGTAAGCGATAAAGAGGGTGTCGTAGAGTTTGCTCGCGGGCTACAGAAGCTCGGATTTGAAATTTTAAGCACGGGCGGCACGTTTAAGCTTTTGCGCGAAAACGGCGTCGCGGTGCTCGAGGTTAGCCAATACTCGGGCTCGCCCGAGATGTTTGAGGGGCGGGTTAAGACCCTGCATCCAAAGATCCACGGCGGAATTTTGTATAAGCGAAACGATGCAAATCACGTAAGCCAAGCCGCGCAGCACGGCATCAGTGGCATCGATCTCGTGTGCGTAAATTTATATCCTTTTAAAGCGACCGTAGCCCGCACCGACGATTTTTCCGAGATCATCGAAAATATCGACATTGGCGGACCTGCGATGGTTCGAAGCGCGGCTAAGAATTTTGAGAGCGTCTATATCGTTACCAGCCCGCTTGATTACGACGCGGTTTTGCAAAATTTAAGCAGCGCGGACGAGGGCGAGAAGCTGAAATTTAGGCAAAATTTAATGATTAAAGCTTATGAACACACCGCAGTCTACGACGCGATGATCGCAAACTATATGAACGAGCGCTTTAACGGCGGCTTCGGCGCGAAAAAATTTATCACGGGCAGCAAGGTCTTCGATACTCGCTACGGTGAAAATCCGCACCAAAAGGGCGCGCTGTACGAGTTCGAGGAGTTTTTTAGCAACCATTTTAAGAGCCTAAAGGGAGAGGCGAGCTTTAACAATATGACCGATATGCACGGCGCGCTGATGCTCGCTAGCAGCTTCGGAGAGGCGCCTGCGGTAGCGATCTGCAAGCACGCCAATCCATGCGGTTTTGCCGTGAAATATAGCCTGCTTGAAAGCTACGTAGAGGCGCTAAAATGCGACCCAGTCTCGGCATACGGCGGCGTCGTGGCGATAAACGGCGTTTTGGACGAGGAGCTAGCAAATAAAATTAACGAAATTTTTGTCGAGGTTATCCTTGCCGCTCGCGTTACGCCTGCGGCGCTTGCGGTATTTGAAAAGAAAAAGCGTATTAAAATTTTCGAGCAGGGCGGGGAGTTTTTAATTCGCGAAAACGACAAATATGATTTTAAATTCATTGACGGCGGCTTCGTATATCAGCAGCGCGACTACGTGGGCGCGGACGAGGTCGCAAACGCCCGCTGCGTCACTAAACGCGCGGCTAGCGAGAGCGAGCTTGATGATCTAAAAATCGCGTGGCAGATCGCCGCACTTACGAAGAGCAACTGCGTGGTTTACGTCAAAGCTCGCGCGATGGTCGCGATCGGCATGGGTATGACGAGCCGCGTGGACGCCGCACGTGCGGCAGTAGCGAAGGCTCGCGACGTGGGCGTCGATCTGCGCGGCTGCGCGCTTGCTAGCGAGGCGTTTTTCCCGTTTAAAGACAGCATCGAGATCGCCGATGCTGCGGGCGTCGCGGCGGTGGTGCAGCCGGGCGGCAGCATTCGCGACGATGAGGTGATCGCAAGCGCCGACGAGTTCGGCATGGCGATGTATTTTACGGGAGTGCGCCACTTTTTGCACTAA
- a CDS encoding polysaccharide deacetylase family protein — MIYAAVLAFAAALFAWFCLRFAWWAKDLPYEYPRVLMYHMIREHLPKCASKFNRLRVTPAAFEKQLAWLKRNGFTSYTLSELASLDKKPAKAVCITFDDGYRDNLTGALPILQKYGFKATIFIVNRRFDGDWATDKDLKKSSDELNREEMLSDDEVRELLQNGLIEIGSHTLDHANLPSLDAQEQLRQMRESKREIEAKFDISCSAFAYPFGFYDEISVRCAREAGFSCAVTTQNDVLRPHYSNFEIPRIMVSGRQGLFSFILKMKKGRNR, encoded by the coding sequence ATGATCTACGCAGCGGTTTTGGCTTTTGCGGCGGCGCTTTTTGCGTGGTTTTGCCTGCGCTTTGCGTGGTGGGCGAAGGATCTGCCTTACGAGTATCCGCGCGTGCTGATGTATCATATGATCCGCGAGCATCTGCCAAAGTGCGCCTCTAAATTTAACCGTCTGCGCGTAACCCCCGCCGCGTTTGAGAAACAGCTTGCATGGCTGAAGCGAAACGGTTTTACGAGCTACACTCTAAGCGAGCTTGCAAGCTTGGATAAAAAGCCCGCAAAGGCGGTTTGTATTACCTTTGACGACGGATACCGCGATAATCTCACAGGCGCTCTGCCGATACTTCAAAAATACGGCTTTAAGGCGACGATTTTCATCGTGAACCGGCGCTTTGACGGGGATTGGGCGACCGATAAGGATCTGAAAAAATCAAGCGATGAGCTAAATCGCGAGGAGATGCTAAGCGACGATGAGGTTCGCGAGCTTTTGCAAAACGGGCTTATCGAGATCGGCTCGCATACGCTCGATCACGCAAACTTGCCTAGCTTGGATGCGCAAGAGCAGCTGCGCCAGATGAGAGAATCAAAGCGCGAAATAGAGGCGAAATTTGACATCTCTTGCAGCGCTTTTGCCTATCCGTTCGGCTTTTACGACGAGATTAGCGTGCGCTGCGCGCGCGAGGCGGGCTTTAGCTGCGCGGTTACGACGCAAAACGACGTGTTGCGCCCGCACTACTCAAACTTTGAAATTCCGCGCATCATGGTTAGCGGCAGGCAGGGGCTTTTTAGCTTCATTTTGAAGATGAAGAAGGGCAGAAATAGATGA
- a CDS encoding polysaccharide deacetylase family protein, which yields MTYFAVFLIFAAAAGVSLRYNWWRIPQGWHKARVLMYHSVEEHKGDKFDKWRLRPADFERQIAWLAKNGFKSFKLSELIALERLPKKAVCITFDDGFENNFTDAFEILKKYDFKASIFLVPDAVQNDWERANTAHLARMLNEEQILKMQASGLVEFGAHTMHHVNLDLTYASDPQLAADEIIASKARVAGICGQPCEVFAYPYGKFNDEILNIARSNFKGAVVVKRGLYEVGDDKYAVKRIGILGTEGFFDFWLKFTRIRNKL from the coding sequence ATGACCTATTTTGCGGTTTTTCTGATCTTTGCCGCCGCGGCGGGCGTTTCGCTGCGGTATAACTGGTGGCGGATCCCGCAGGGCTGGCATAAGGCGCGGGTGCTGATGTATCATAGCGTAGAGGAGCATAAGGGCGATAAATTCGACAAATGGCGGCTAAGACCCGCTGATTTTGAAAGACAGATCGCGTGGCTTGCGAAAAACGGCTTTAAAAGCTTTAAGCTTAGCGAGCTTATCGCGCTAGAGCGGCTGCCTAAAAAGGCGGTTTGCATCACATTCGACGATGGGTTTGAAAATAACTTTACCGACGCCTTTGAAATTTTGAAAAAATACGATTTTAAAGCGAGCATATTTTTGGTGCCGGACGCCGTGCAAAACGACTGGGAGCGCGCCAACACCGCTCATCTTGCACGGATGCTAAACGAGGAGCAAATTTTAAAAATGCAAGCAAGCGGGCTGGTGGAGTTTGGCGCGCATACGATGCACCACGTAAATTTAGACCTTACCTACGCGAGCGATCCGCAGCTCGCAGCAGATGAGATCATCGCGTCCAAAGCTCGCGTAGCAGGTATTTGCGGACAGCCTTGCGAGGTGTTTGCCTACCCCTACGGTAAATTTAACGACGAAATTTTAAATATCGCTAGATCAAATTTTAAAGGCGCGGTGGTCGTCAAGCGTGGACTTTACGAGGTAGGCGACGACAAATACGCCGTAAAGCGCATCGGCATTTTGGGTACGGAGGGGTTTTTTGATTTTTGGCTGAAATTTACGAGGATAAGGAATAAACTATGA
- a CDS encoding glycosyltransferase family 2 protein translates to MIKASVYAIVMNEERHIERMLRSVADFAEIIIVDSGSTDATLQIARKFTDKIYHHDWQGEGVQKNYAFSLCSNEWALNLDGDEEVSPELKGEIEKFMSRSDYSALDIKFHEYSLGRKCSDLVRKNTHIRFFRKECGEYKNMGVHAQISIVKGAVKKSKFCINHFSEKPIAELVTKNNNYSTLRAQGDFEKGKKPSLAKLLLIYPFAFFKSYILRRSLFDGRKGFITANINAFYAFLKEAKLYEKYLKKGED, encoded by the coding sequence ATGATTAAAGCATCCGTTTATGCGATAGTGATGAATGAGGAGCGCCACATCGAGCGTATGCTGCGTAGCGTGGCGGATTTCGCCGAGATCATAATCGTCGATAGCGGCAGCACCGATGCCACGCTGCAAATAGCGCGTAAATTTACCGATAAAATTTACCATCACGACTGGCAGGGCGAGGGGGTGCAGAAAAACTACGCGTTTTCGCTATGTAGCAACGAATGGGCGCTCAATCTCGACGGCGACGAGGAGGTAAGTCCTGAGCTAAAGGGCGAGATAGAGAAGTTTATGAGCCGGAGCGATTACTCGGCGCTGGATATTAAATTTCACGAATACTCGCTAGGGCGCAAGTGCTCGGATCTAGTGCGCAAAAATACTCACATCCGCTTCTTTCGTAAGGAGTGCGGCGAGTATAAAAATATGGGCGTGCACGCGCAAATTTCGATCGTAAAGGGCGCTGTAAAAAAGAGCAAATTTTGCATCAACCATTTTAGCGAAAAGCCGATCGCCGAGCTCGTTACGAAAAACAACAACTACTCCACGCTGCGCGCGCAGGGGGATTTTGAGAAGGGCAAGAAGCCGAGCCTTGCGAAGCTTCTGCTGATCTATCCGTTTGCGTTTTTTAAATCATACATTTTGCGCAGATCGCTTTTTGACGGGCGCAAGGGATTTATCACGGCAAACATTAACGCATTTTACGCGTTTTTAAAAGAGGCGAAACTTTACGAGAAGTATCTTAAAAAGGGCGAAGATTAA
- a CDS encoding DnaJ domain-containing protein, producing the protein MLSIIFLLIALYIFAQIGGALGNSGYRGKAQMQLAEAKILVALLAKVAKSDGYVSESEAAMISEILDDLVRQMGAGERERQALKLVYKLEKESLANVRELAEKYNQTYRPSPSRKTGLIYFFLNLAYVDRGFSAAERRTISQICDGLGIAEHIQSQIFATFERSFYGTYYENGGAQSDTAYDEYDDYSTRSGGYWDKYGGRSTGGYGSSSYGGGTGYGYGGTAGSDYGGSQSSGAYGGYSSGYGGYSGGSQGSAKSKRDPHEILGLSKDATFNEIKKKYRELVKKYHPDILMGKGADEEIIQEGTKKLQEINEAYKILKERFGEK; encoded by the coding sequence GTGCTTAGCATCATATTTCTTTTAATCGCGCTGTATATTTTCGCGCAGATCGGCGGGGCTCTCGGCAACTCCGGCTATCGCGGCAAGGCGCAAATGCAGCTAGCAGAGGCTAAAATTTTAGTAGCGCTTCTGGCCAAGGTCGCCAAAAGCGACGGGTACGTAAGCGAGTCCGAAGCCGCGATGATAAGCGAAATTTTAGACGATTTGGTGCGCCAAATGGGCGCCGGTGAACGTGAACGCCAGGCGCTGAAGCTCGTTTATAAGCTCGAAAAAGAAAGCCTCGCAAATGTGCGCGAGCTCGCCGAAAAATATAACCAAACCTACCGTCCGAGTCCGAGTCGCAAAACGGGGCTAATCTATTTCTTTTTAAATTTAGCCTACGTCGATCGCGGTTTTAGCGCGGCAGAGCGGCGCACGATCTCGCAGATCTGCGACGGATTGGGCATTGCAGAGCATATCCAAAGCCAGATTTTCGCGACCTTTGAGCGCAGCTTTTACGGCACATATTACGAAAACGGCGGCGCTCAAAGCGATACGGCTTACGACGAATACGACGACTATAGCACAAGAAGCGGCGGGTATTGGGACAAATACGGCGGCAGAAGCACTGGCGGCTACGGAAGCAGCAGTTACGGCGGCGGCACCGGCTATGGATATGGCGGCACGGCGGGTTCGGACTATGGAGGCTCGCAAAGCTCAGGCGCTTACGGCGGGTATTCGAGTGGATATGGCGGCTATTCGGGCGGCTCGCAAGGCTCCGCCAAAAGCAAAAGAGATCCGCATGAAATTTTGGGGCTCTCCAAGGACGCTACGTTTAACGAGATCAAGAAAAAATATCGCGAGCTCGTGAAAAAATACCATCCCGACATTCTGATGGGCAAGGGCGCGGACGAGGAGATCATCCAAGAGGGCACGAAGAAGCTTCAGGAGATCAACGAGGCGTATAAAATTTTAAAGGAGCGCTTCGGCGAGAAGTAG
- a CDS encoding glycosyltransferase, giving the protein MQSLKIVHCGIFNEYDDGSFFYGMERKISHGLIRGGHFVYDFSYRDWERSLRFCGLKNSGLAKMNAKLVRICENIGADLLLIGKGEKISLDVLRAIKSALPKIKIAIWYVDHLQEKREFFEKLSFIDVFFWANALRLRDLSTRYGAKFAFFPNISDAAFDRCLDAAKTTDVIYIARDYQEDVRYKFALLLRDFCEKEGLRLKIFASLGAPAVFGDKFHREIAAAKIAINFNRDDELECAHAHKLLGASDRMAQFLGCGVCTFSPKIAGFERLYEDGSEIVYFDSPADCFSKIKCLLSSGEYARIARRGRAKTLRIANAARVAKFMLETIFEESFGTDLKNADSDDCSKVGGELGERYDSRSEGGKIYGKKGDEKLKFNDEAHAVGCEDNDKDDKIGAKICDEIYGDGKYRDGRGEKDKSDRNDFYSEPYEWREFIYKKGRAI; this is encoded by the coding sequence ATGCAAAGCCTAAAGATCGTGCATTGCGGTATTTTCAACGAATACGACGACGGCAGTTTTTTCTATGGCATGGAGCGCAAGATCAGCCACGGGCTCATCCGCGGCGGGCACTTCGTCTATGATTTTAGCTACCGCGATTGGGAACGGAGCCTGCGCTTTTGCGGGCTGAAAAACAGCGGGCTAGCTAAAATGAACGCCAAGCTCGTGCGTATCTGCGAAAATATCGGCGCCGATCTGCTTCTAATCGGTAAGGGCGAAAAGATCAGTCTTGATGTGCTGCGGGCGATAAAATCGGCGCTTCCTAAGATCAAAATCGCGATCTGGTACGTCGATCATCTGCAAGAAAAACGGGAATTTTTCGAAAAATTAAGCTTCATCGACGTGTTTTTTTGGGCGAATGCGCTGAGGCTGCGCGATCTTTCAACGAGATACGGCGCGAAATTCGCCTTTTTCCCAAACATCTCCGACGCGGCGTTTGATAGATGCCTAGACGCCGCTAAAACGACCGATGTGATCTACATAGCGCGCGATTATCAAGAGGACGTGAGGTATAAATTTGCGCTTTTGTTGCGCGATTTTTGCGAAAAAGAAGGGCTTAGGCTTAAAATTTTTGCGAGCCTCGGCGCGCCTGCCGTATTCGGCGATAAATTTCATCGCGAGATCGCGGCTGCGAAGATTGCGATAAATTTTAATCGCGACGACGAGCTTGAGTGCGCGCACGCTCATAAATTGCTCGGCGCGAGCGACCGCATGGCGCAGTTTTTGGGCTGTGGCGTCTGCACTTTTAGCCCTAAGATCGCGGGGTTTGAGCGGCTTTACGAGGACGGCTCGGAGATAGTTTATTTTGACAGTCCTGCGGATTGCTTTTCAAAGATCAAATGCCTTCTTTCTAGCGGCGAATACGCGCGCATCGCGCGGCGCGGCAGAGCTAAGACGCTAAGGATCGCAAACGCCGCCCGAGTGGCAAAATTTATGCTTGAGACGATCTTTGAAGAGAGCTTCGGCACGGATTTAAAAAATGCGGATAGCGACGACTGCAGTAAAGTTGGTGGCGAGCTTGGAGAGAGATATGATAGCCGTAGCGAAGGCGGAAAAATTTACGGTAAAAAGGGCGATGAAAAACTAAAATTTAATGACGAGGCTCACGCAGTAGGTTGCGAAGACAATGATAAGGACGATAAAATTGGTGCCAAAATTTGCGATGAAATTTACGGAGACGGCAAATATCGCGACGGCCGCGGCGAAAAGGATAAAAGCGATCGGAACGATTTTTACAGCGAGCCTTACGAATGGCGTGAGTTTATTTATAAGAAAGGGCGAGCGATATGA